A region of Oceanicoccus sp. KOV_DT_Chl DNA encodes the following proteins:
- a CDS encoding multicopper oxidase domain-containing protein → MKSLLCFTLFLFSLSALAVERLYYVAADEVIWDYAPVKRNLMMDMALLESQRVFVDTTDSTIGSQYKKALFREYTDATFSTLKPRPPEEQHLGLLGPLFRAEVGDTIKVVFKNQASRHYSIHPHGVFYTKANEGAMTNDGTTGADKKDDMVMPGETYTYEWQVRESAGPGPADNSSVVWLYHSHVRSIQDSNTGLIGAIIVTEKGMATADGRPNDVDREFINLYTVMNENESWYLDDNIQRTLAAAPKNEDDFEEGNLKHVINGYLFANLPGLDMVEGETVRWHLLALGTEVDLHTPHWHGHTGLHNGHRTDVIELLPASMKTLDMVIDNPGTWMYHCHVNDHIAAGMTALYHVKAKLK, encoded by the coding sequence ATGAAATCACTGCTGTGCTTTACCCTCTTTCTTTTTTCTTTATCAGCGCTGGCTGTCGAGCGGCTTTACTATGTCGCCGCTGATGAGGTGATTTGGGATTATGCGCCGGTAAAGCGCAACCTGATGATGGATATGGCATTGCTGGAGAGTCAGCGAGTGTTTGTGGATACCACCGACAGCACCATTGGCAGTCAATATAAAAAAGCTTTATTTCGGGAATACACGGATGCCACGTTTTCTACCTTGAAGCCGCGCCCGCCAGAAGAGCAGCATCTGGGTTTATTGGGGCCGTTGTTCCGCGCCGAAGTGGGTGACACGATTAAAGTGGTGTTTAAAAATCAGGCGTCGCGGCACTACAGTATTCATCCTCACGGCGTGTTTTATACCAAGGCCAATGAAGGTGCGATGACCAATGACGGTACCACCGGCGCTGACAAAAAAGACGATATGGTGATGCCCGGAGAAACCTACACCTACGAGTGGCAGGTGCGAGAATCGGCGGGACCAGGGCCTGCCGACAATAGCTCGGTGGTGTGGTTGTATCACTCCCATGTGCGCAGCATTCAGGATTCTAATACTGGGTTGATCGGCGCGATAATAGTTACCGAGAAGGGCATGGCTACAGCTGATGGCCGTCCAAATGATGTGGATAGGGAATTTATTAATTTATATACAGTGATGAATGAAAACGAGAGCTGGTATCTGGATGATAATATTCAGCGCACCTTGGCGGCCGCACCCAAAAATGAAGACGATTTCGAAGAAGGCAATTTGAAGCATGTCATCAATGGCTATCTATTTGCCAATTTGCCGGGTTTGGATATGGTCGAAGGAGAAACCGTGCGCTGGCATTTACTGGCGCTGGGCACCGAGGTGGATTTACATACGCCGCACTGGCATGGCCATACCGGGTTACATAATGGTCATCGCACTGATGTGATTGAGTTGTTACCCGCGTCAATGAAAACGCTGGATATGGTTATCGACAACCCCGGCACCTGGATGTATCACTGCCA